Sequence from the Vanacampus margaritifer isolate UIUO_Vmar chromosome 18, RoL_Vmar_1.0, whole genome shotgun sequence genome:
aaataactTTGAATAGCTATTATCTGCTATACATTGCTGGAGGCGTGTTTGTCTTCGCGATGCTCAGATTAGTTTCCGCCGAACACATTTGACTGTTACACCAACCGGAAGTCGCATTTCTGCATGTCTGGCGCATGGTTTTTAGTAAGTGAGCGCCTGTCCACGCACGTACCACGCTTATTCGAACAATTTATTCTTCTTTTGAAGTTCACTCGGTAATCTGACACGACAGAAGCAATTTTACAAGCGTGTCACAGAAATCTACCCATGACGTAGAGACGACAAGAGCCGCGTGGACACGAACTAACTTCTTACCGAGCTTGGTTTGCAAAGTGTTCCGGTCAAAGTAATGTCTAAGATGAAGCCGAATAAAAAGAAGCAGCACTCCTCCGATCAACACAAATActatttgaaaaacaaagagAAGCGCAGGAAGATACAAACACACTTTAAGAAGAAAGTCGTGGAGGAATTAAAGGGTCCAAGGCAGGTAAAACCACCAGAAGATCCCAAACAGTTTTCTGCCAACTGGAAAGCATTAGAAAAGGTACGCCTTGTTGTGTGCATGCCATCAAATGCGTATATTTTGTTATTCCAGAGAACAGTCGTTTCCACCATGTTTTACATCAATTTACATTGAATAGAAAATGAGCAGTGTTGACATAACCATATGTCCTATTCAACACTACCATTGCCGTCCACAGCATTTAAAGTCCGAGCAGACTAGGACGACAAATGAGCCATCGACGTCCCAACAACAGCCCAATAATGGCGCTCTGGGAGAAAAGAAAGGCAAACCATTCAAAAGTGCTCATCGCCACAATACCTCCTCCACTAAGACTGATTCAGGACAAAAagccaaacacaaaaatgttgaccGCAAGGCTAAAATTCCTGTCGCGTCGGACGCCAAACAGCCAGCTGCGGTTAAACGGAAAAAGGAGTTTAAAGCAAATGGCGGGGACGCGGCCAAGAAGCAGAAAGTCGAGGCGAAAGAGTCCAAACCTACAGAGTGAGTACACGACAATGCGTCGTTTTGACTTAAAATGCAAACATTGTTCTAATGATTGCTTTGCACCCTTGCAGAGATGACTTTTGGTTCGATGACGTGGACCCCGATGACATCGAGGCGACGGTGGGGCCGGAGGCGGCGGAGATCATGAGGAGGAGGAATGGCGTTCGAATAAAAGAGACCGAGAGCGCTCTAGTCAAGGAAAAAGCTTTTGAGGGGTGAGAGGTCACCGTCCTCACATTCcacactgtagtatctgtgactcaACTGCTTGCTCGCCGTCAGCCTCACCAGAGCCGTCGCCATCGACTGCGAGATGGTCGGCGTCGGTCCCGGCGGGGAGGACAGCATCTTGGCGCGCGTGTCCCTCGTCAACCATTTTGGGAAGTGCGTCTATGACAAGTACGTGAAGCCCAGCGAGCCGGTGACGGACTACCGGACGGCGGTCAGCGGCATccgaccgcaggacatcgaaaACGGTGAGTCCGGAATCAGAATCCTTTGATTGTCATTGTAGAGGAAGATGCGATGAAATTCAATATGGTTGTCCAAGAGACATAAAAGAAAATAGAGAgggaccgatatgttttttttttcagggccgataccgattattagtagtcaaggacgccgataaccgatatttggagctgatgTTCATTTTccctaaaagggaaaatattgacaTAAAAAATCTTGActaccattgatggctatagatgtcaaaaattaatttgaactatttctattagtttaatattttttttctacttttgttaacaagagtatgaaaacctagattttttattgtacatttagaacagatataaaatagtgaagtcatgcgattaatcacgacgaaaaattttaattgtttgacgccctaaattttttattatcttaaGTCGCATcaggctattatttttttttaaatttgaattaatcgcatgacttcaatagttaactcacgattaatcacacattttatatctgttttaaatgtacgaaaacatttttttcctaggttttatACTcgtttacaaaagtggaaaaaaatgttaaactaatagaaaaagttcaaatgcatttttgacgtctatagccgtcaatggcagtaaatgagttaaatgtttaaGTATATGTTTAGGGTTTGCAAAatattggtggaaaaaaaaatcttagtcaatagacatctttgttttacaaatcttccaggggcagtagcatgtctttaagtaaagtaaatataaataaatgttgtttgtttcagtaaataatttttttttttcaaactattcTGTAGTATTAAAATTTTGCTTatcttagtttttaatttcaaacaaagcaCCAGAAGCATCGATGACAATTGCAATCGATTATTTATCACCCTGAACATTTTACTTTAAATGGATTTATTATCGgctgtatgattcttcaaaatggttcGCCAGCCAAAAAGCTGAATATCGGCCCGTCcctagaaaaaaaggaaaacatcatTTTGGATCTACAAAAACGTTTGCTAAATAACTATTTGTCTCCTGATTACAGGCGAGGCCGTAGCGACTGTGCAGAAGGAAGTTGCTGCGATCCTGCATGGAAGAATTGTGATCGGTCACGCCATACACAATGACTTGAAGGTAGCCAAGGAATAGTTTTCAAAATCCTTTCCGTcttcttattttgtattttattttaagatctTGCTACTGGATCACCCGAAAAAGAAAATCCGAGACACTCAGAAGTATGAACCCTTCCGGAAGATTGTCACGGTACGAGCAGTGCACACGATCCACGCcacataataaaatacattctcAGATgacccatttctttttttttttgacttcttTTAGAGAAAACGACCCTCGCTGAAAGTGCTCTGTCAGCGAATTCTCAACGTCAAGGTCCAGCACGGCGAACATTCCTCGGTGAGTCGTCAACTTTTTGCTTCAAGGCTGAaaatcttccatttttttttattattcgaATTCTAATCGATTTCGTTAGATCTCAAAATAGGAATCATTTTTGAAATTCCTCGTT
This genomic interval carries:
- the rexo4 gene encoding RNA exonuclease 4, producing the protein MSKMKPNKKKQHSSDQHKYYLKNKEKRRKIQTHFKKKVVEELKGPRQVKPPEDPKQFSANWKALEKHLKSEQTRTTNEPSTSQQQPNNGALGEKKGKPFKSAHRHNTSSTKTDSGQKAKHKNVDRKAKIPVASDAKQPAAVKRKKEFKANGGDAAKKQKVEAKESKPTEDDFWFDDVDPDDIEATVGPEAAEIMRRRNGVRIKETESALVKEKAFEGLTRAVAIDCEMVGVGPGGEDSILARVSLVNHFGKCVYDKYVKPSEPVTDYRTAVSGIRPQDIENGEAVATVQKEVAAILHGRIVIGHAIHNDLKILLLDHPKKKIRDTQKYEPFRKIVTRKRPSLKVLCQRILNVKVQHGEHSSVQDAQATMRLYTLVKKRWEADIKNGTRDKRPKRKRKAPNRANEPRVAGLSF